The following are from one region of the Lytechinus pictus isolate F3 Inbred chromosome 4, Lp3.0, whole genome shotgun sequence genome:
- the LOC129258862 gene encoding 1-acyl-sn-glycerol-3-phosphate acyltransferase gamma-like has translation MGLVSSIKSSGLVHIWFFCLFVISALIVTTCQCFTLVLWPISKRLYREANGLIIALMWHEPLWLIDYWSGSEVHLYIKDEELDLIGKEHIVLILNHRQDVDWLVTWQVAERCNVLRGAKSLMKNELKYVPFFGWSFYLTEQLFVNRDYAKDKTSLVNHFKNITTFHYPCVTLIFCEGTRFTEEKYKKSQAFAKEKGLPGLKHHLMPRTKGFNLCMQTYKGKVSHIVDATIAYKDGAQSSLYDLLCGKKFEYHVYGRVLPLDEVPTDSEEATSEYCHELYRKKDETFQYFLDHNTFEGYDPERGHKFLPPSPTPKYVMIFWFTVLGIPLIYYAFVTLLSGSTLLILLVAGAVYGVFTYTKSIINVTLASKGSAYGSTKASGIQGVKNGSVDTSSREEKKEN, from the exons ATGGGCCTAGTATCTTCCATCAAAAGTTCTGGTCTGGTCCACATCTGGTTCTTCTGTCTCTTTGTGATAAGTGCCCTCATTGTCACGACATGCCAATGCTTCACCCTGGTACTATGGCCGATCAGCAAGAGGTTATACAGGGAGGCCAATGGCCTCATCATTGCTTTGATGTGGCATG AGCCGTTGTGGCTGATTGACTACTGGTCTGGATCTGAGGTCCATCTCTACATCAAAGATGAGGAACTGGACCTGATAGGAAAGGAGCACATAGTCCTGATCCTGAATCACAGACAAGACGTAGACTGGCTCGTCACCTGGCAAGTAGCAGAAAGGTGTAATGTCCTTAGG GGGGCAAAGAGTCTGATGAagaatgagctgaagtatgtgCCTTTCTTTGGTTGGTCTTTCTACCTCACTGAGCAGCTGTTCGTCAACAGAGATTACGCTAAAGATAAAACATCCCTGGTGAATCATTTTAAGAACATCACAACATTCCACTATCCATGTGTT ACATTAATCTTCTGTGAGGGAACCCGTTTCACAGAGGAGAAGTACAAGAAGAGCCAGGCGTTTGCCAAAGAAAAGGGACTCCCAGGCCTTAAACACCATCTCATGCCTAGAACAAAGGGCTTCAATCTATGTATGCAGACTTACAAAGGAAAAG TTTCACATATTGTTGACGCAACGATAGCTTATAAAGATGGTGCTCAATCCTCACTGTATGATCTTCTTTGCGGAAAGAAATTTGAATACCATGTATATGGCAG GGTTTTACCTCTTGATGAGGTACCTACCGATTCAGAAGAAGCAACTTCTGAATATTGCCATGAACTCTATAGGAAAAAG GACGAGACATTCCAGTACTTCTTGGACCACAACACATTTGAAGGGTACGATCCCGAGAGGGGGCACAAGTTTTTACCCCCCTCGCCCACTCCCAAGTACGTGATGATCTTTTGGTTCACGGTTTTAGGGATTCCGCTCATATACTATGCCTTTGTCACGCTTCTCTCCGGCTCAACTCTCCTCATCCTTCTGGTGGCTGGTGCTGTCTATGGAG TGTTCACCTACACCAAGTCCATCATCAACGTCACGTTAGCATCCAAAGGCTCTGCTTACGGTAGCACCAAGGCCAGCGGGATTCAAGGGGTTAAGAACGGCTCGGTGGACACCAGCAGTagagaggagaagaaggagaattaA